In the genome of Halictus rubicundus isolate RS-2024b chromosome 9, iyHalRubi1_principal, whole genome shotgun sequence, one region contains:
- the LOC143357420 gene encoding inositol polyphosphate-4-phosphatase type I A isoform X3: MRSQLLALRQRIEAFSGHKHDTDIQMLRLQRGVSTDPAEIPMCEISLTCDNLLCDGHGRPPNPVLEIDVQPKGSKTWIKYARTEVMERSSNPGFLTTVSFRASDGLNADTKARITAYDVRERVSQTATPIGSVIVTLNAIQDTPRLRIPLKSAKTTTVGFLTINAWNLEAEDKGNSTESTPSKESACGPNQQVLAHRRSQSLPPRLGTKIKLPHQGQLKLLFANPYVQTYRFHSGLGGDICVHEIMAESKLCFQFPQHLLAIWIQEEKELLQEVAGMGELREPWHTKQIELLDRHLHLLHLYSQAKENLSAFKGSYFKRSLRRDDRTLEFAPLNLHLQRMWVHNDTLNKCGFYDLITVGAFTAHSHKSKNGGLIRLVQALKESPTRGTQLYQGTSKITMAHDAIQAIKQLRRDVVDAMRALMKLAKEKQTSGMLPICEDMITKTRILLSLWDPGLVEEALTFLEEYKVAKVHEEANEDAHNFQLKSHQSLSPFKRITQQLNFDLKSPDFDDFVTPDTPECVTDLWTEENQRNNYPSLFLSKSNRVASKRIGAIDAEDAAIKEKFVVFPRAEEGMRRDTEKTILHSPIFENRDDKDNDNEEDIRNDNDNDNGKDKDKDNDGSSSVANDPEKHDENDRENATSNANRNAITDAIEASEDKEETRGDIDPCKRFLDTQKMCNSPSANYYKPTDEPEPWDLTQLNIEASVMCLVSKVKFLCGRCSSPAVRLRNKTVVRRAQSLKGCHPANNRNPSIEVVTIQPKNDMKNDESSKLLECVENHAVARQHSSPGFDKTTPALSKAKEVCQAVDSMTRVIKSNSGQRNKFIEGLDFASIVDWTSELRPSMKKLRQAMDGLLKTARLTHSVFRVQEDAKMAQRACNVRYRRDVCFSQALTSLVSGIMAKLWCQRPDPMFLLILTTLGPLVSFEGLLSYYGDEIDMWGDMAVAVEDMHTVTFTLTRCGIQSRPPEENGNVPLVQLPLPRVVGSRSALTVMLPVPDGIYSLLPLVPSTRQTISFNVTSVFFNVGINEMASLAESLGTTKPQEKSNVDNYERLNEYYLRFKKLNLPTEAASTRLGTRSPLGQTLAELMTNLKTSVHAKVNKNVEILQLSSQICRRMRGLRFTSCKSAKDRTGMSVTLEQVNILTSEYHLAEHEFTRALDCIRSEGCRRENTWKNIGIRKYAFNSLQILTLPKLYRPPTGTYGSAQT; encoded by the exons ATGCGAAGCCAGTTGTTGGCGTTACGGCAACGAATAGAAGCGTTTAGCGGGCACAAACACGACACGGACATCCAGATGTTGCGACTGCAACGCGGGGTCTCGACAG ACCCGGCCGAGATCCCGATGTGCGAGATATCGTTGACCTGCGACAATCTTCTCTGCGACGGGCATGGCCGGCCGCCGAATCCCGTGCTGGAGATAGACGTTCAGCCGAAAGGTTCGAAAACGTGGATCAAGTACGCGCGAACGGAAGTTATGGAA CGAAGCAGCAATCCCGGTTTCTTGACGACCGTCAGCTTCCGAGCGAGCGACGGTTTGAACGCGGACACGAAAGCGAGGATAACGGCGTACGACGTTAGGGAGAGGGTGAGTCAAACGGCCACGCCGATAGGGAGCGTGATCGTGACGCTGAACGCGATTCAAGATACTCCCAG GTTGAGGATACCGTTGAAGTCCGCGAAAACCACCACCGTTGGCTTCTTGACCATCAATGCCTGGAATTTGGAGGCGGAGGACAAAGGCAACAGCACGGAGAGCACTCCGTCCAAGGAATCCGCCTGCGGACCGAATCAACAG GTACTCGCGCACAGACGATCGCAATCCTTGCCTCCTCGTCTGGGAACGAAAATCAAATTGCCGCATCAGGGCCAGCTGAAGCTTCTCTTCGCAAACCCGTACGTGCAAACGTACAG GTTTCACTCCGGTTTGGGCGGCGACATCTGTGTTCACGAGATCATGGCCGAGAGTAAACTTTGCTTTCAGTTCCCGCAACATTTACT CGCCATTTGGATTCAAGAGGAGAAGGAACTGCTGCAAGAGGTCGCTGGAATGGGAGAGTTGCGGGAACCCTGGCACACCAAGCAAATCGAGTTGCTCGACCGTCACCTGCACCTGTTGCACCTGTATTCGCAAGCGAAAGAGAACTTGTCAGCCTTCAAAG GTAGCTACTTCAAACGATCGCTGCGCAGAGACGACAGGACTCTCGAGTTCGCGCCTCTGAATCTGCATCTCCAAAGGATGTGGGTTCACAACGACACCTTGAACAAATGCGGATTCTACGATCTGATCACGGTCGGAGCGTTCACCGCGCATTCGCACAAAAGCAAAAACGGAGGTCTTATAAG ACTGGTGCAAGCTCTAAAGGAATCGCCGACACGCGGCACCCAATTGTATCAGGGCACCTCGAAGATCACTATGGCGCACGACGCTATTCAGGCGATCAAGCAGCTTCGTCGCGACGTGGTCGACGCGATGCGAGCTCTGATGAAGCTGGCCAAGGAGAAGCAGACCAGCGGAATGTTGCCAATCTGTGAGGACATGATCACGAAAACTAGGATTCTGCTCAGTCTTTGGGACCCCGGTCTGGTCGAGGAGGCATTAACGTTCCTCGAGGAGTACAAAGTTGCCAAAGTTCACGAAGAAGCTAACGAGGACGCGCACAACTTCCAATTGAAATCCCACCAATCCTTGTCCCCGTTCAAACGCATCACGCAACAGCTGAACTTCGATTTGAAGAGTCCAGATTTCGACGATTTCGTCACGCCCGACACCCCGGAGTGCGTCACCGATCTCTGGACAGAGGAGAATCAGAGGAACAATTATCCCTCTTTGTTTCTCTCGAAGAGCAATCGTGTCGCGTCGAAGCGTATCGGCGCGATCGACGCCGAAGACGCGGCGATCAAAGAGAAATTCGTCGTTTTTCCGAGAGCCGAGGAAGGTATGCGCAGAGACACCGAAAAGACAATCCTACACTCGCCGATATTCGAGAACCGTGACGATAAAGACAACGACAACGAGGAGGACATCcgcaacgacaacgacaacgataACGGTAAAGACAAAGATAAAGACAACGACGGCAGCAGCAGCGTCGCCAACGATCCCGAGAAGCACGACGAAAACGATCGTGAGAACGCGACATCGAACGCGAACAGAAACGCGATCACCGACGCGATCGAAGCCAGCGAGGACAAAGAGGAAACGAGAGGCGACATCGATCCGTGCAAACGATTTCTAGATACTCAGAAGATGTGCAATTCACCCTCCGCGAACTATTACAAACCGACGGACGAGCCGGAGCCTTGGGACCTGACGCAGCTGAACATAGAGGCGAGCGTGATGTGTCTGGTGTCGAAGGTGAAATTCCTCTGCGGTCGATGCAGCAGCCCTGCCGTTCGATTACGGAACAAAACTGTCGTCAGGAGAGCGCAAAGTTTGAAGGGGTGTCATCCGGCGAACAATCGGAATCCGAGCATAGAAGTTGTGACGATTCAGCCGAAGAACGACATGAAGAACGACGAGTCGAGCAAGCTGCTCGAGTGCGTGGAGAATCACGCGGTTGCTCGTCAACATTCCAGTCCTGGATTCGACAAAACCACACCGGCTTTATCGAAAGCGAAAGAAG TGTGCCAAGCGGTCGATTCGATGACCAGAGTGATCAAAAGCAACTCGGGACAGAGGAACAAGTTTATCGAGGGTCTGGACTTCGCCTCGATCGTCGACTGGACCAGCGAGCTCAGACCAAGCATGAAGAAGTTGCGACAAGCCATGGACGGACTGTTGAAGACCGCTAGATTAACGCACTCGGTGTTTCGGGTGCAAGAGGACGCGAAGATGGCTCAGCGTGCCTGCAACGTTCGATACAGGCGCGACGTCTGCTTCAGTCAAGCT TTGACCAGCTTGGTGTCGGGCATTATGGCGAAGCTTTGGTGTCAGAGACCCGATCCGATGTTTCTCTTGATCTTGACTACTCTCGGCCCATTGGTCTCGTTCGAAGGTCTTCTCAGTTATTACGGGGACGAGATAGACATGTGGGGAGACATGGCGGTCGCTGTCGAAGACATGCACACGGTCACTTTCACGTTGACCAGATGCGGTATCCAATCGAG ACCCCCCGAAGAAAACGGAAACGTTCCGCTGGTTCAGCTACCTTTGCCGAGGGTGGTTGGATCTCGCTCCGCATTGACGGTGATGCTTCCAGTCCCAGACGGGATTTATTCGCTGCTACCGTTGGTCCCTTCCACCAGACAAACGATCTCGTTCAACGTCACTTCGGTCTTCTTCAACGTCGGAATCAACGAGATGGCCTCCCTCGCGGAAAGCCTCGGGACCACCAAACCACAGGAGAAGAGCAACGTGGACAACTACGAAAGGTTGAACGAATACTACTTGCGATTCAAAAAGCTCAACCTGCCCACAGAGGCGGCATCGACTCGAC TCGGTACGAGATCGCCGCTCGGCCAAACGCTGGCGGAGCTGATGACAAATCTGAAGACGAGCGTCCACGCGAAAGTCAATAAAAACGTAGAGATTCTGCAACTGTCTTCCCAGATTTGCCGGAGAATGCGCGGACTCCGATTCACCAGCTGCAAGAGCGCGAAGGATCGCACCGGCATGTCGGTCACTCTCGAGCAAGTCAACATATTGACCAGCGAGTACCATTTGGCCGAACACGAGTTCACCAGGGCTCTCGACTGCATTCGCAG CGAAGGCTGTCGCCGTGAGAACACGTGGAAGAACATTGGGATCCGAAAGTACGCGTTCAACAGTCTGCAGATTTTGACGCTGCCCAAGCTGTATCGTCCACCGACGGGCACCTACGGGTCTGCGCAGACATAA